One Kribbella sp. NBC_00662 genomic region harbors:
- a CDS encoding bifunctional adenosylcobinamide kinase/adenosylcobinamide-phosphate guanylyltransferase yields the protein MTDRTLILGGARSGKSVAAERLLSAEPDVLYVATGGDDSGNAEWADRVAKHQARRPATWGLAETIDLVPLLATPGPPLLIDCLTLWLSRTMDAVDVWSNLHRADEVEQQIAALADAWSTTPRRVVAVSNDVGSGIVPADPGTRLFRDLMGRLNTTISLSSNQVLWTVAGRTIPLT from the coding sequence ATGACTGACCGAACCCTGATCCTCGGCGGAGCCCGCTCCGGCAAGTCCGTCGCCGCCGAACGCCTGCTGTCAGCCGAGCCCGACGTCCTGTACGTCGCCACTGGCGGAGACGACTCCGGCAATGCCGAATGGGCCGACCGTGTCGCCAAACACCAGGCCCGCCGTCCCGCCACCTGGGGCCTCGCGGAGACCATCGACCTGGTCCCACTCCTCGCCACCCCCGGTCCACCGCTCCTCATCGACTGCCTGACCCTCTGGCTCTCCCGCACGATGGACGCCGTCGACGTCTGGTCGAACCTGCATCGAGCCGACGAGGTCGAACAGCAGATCGCCGCCCTCGCCGATGCCTGGTCCACCACTCCGCGCCGCGTAGTTGCCGTCAGCAACGACGTGGGCTCGGGAATCGTCCCCGCCGACCCCGGCACCCGCCTCTTCCGCGACCTGATGGGCCGCCTCAACACCACCATCTCCCTGTCCTCCAACCAAGTCCTCTGGACCGTCGCCGGCCGAACAATCCCCCTCACATGA
- a CDS encoding ECF transporter S component has translation MRLIRLRPRSTAALTVASLVGVLAFAWPLFFRTSQSGASAIGHTTDAPWLFVLLLPLLVAVVLAELSEAGIDAKVISLVGMLAAVGAALRALGPGTAGLEPGFFLLVLAGRAFGAGFGFVLGAVSLLGGALISGGVGPWMPFQMFACAWVGCLAGLLPRVGGRLELLLLAAYSLVSGVLYGVIMNLWFWPYATFGSAFSFIPGDELAANLHRYFLFVVATSLGWDIPRGILSAVLVLVLGRPILNAFRRTARKAAFEAPVVFERRTDD, from the coding sequence ATGAGGCTGATCCGGCTCAGGCCGCGGAGCACGGCGGCGTTGACTGTTGCATCCTTGGTCGGAGTACTGGCCTTCGCCTGGCCGCTGTTCTTCCGTACCTCGCAATCAGGTGCATCCGCGATCGGGCACACCACGGACGCGCCGTGGTTGTTCGTGTTGCTGCTCCCGCTCCTCGTGGCCGTCGTACTCGCGGAGCTCTCCGAGGCCGGGATCGACGCGAAGGTGATCTCACTCGTCGGCATGCTCGCAGCGGTCGGGGCGGCGCTGCGGGCGTTGGGCCCGGGTACGGCGGGGCTCGAGCCCGGGTTCTTCCTGCTGGTGCTGGCGGGGCGGGCGTTCGGCGCAGGGTTCGGCTTCGTGCTCGGGGCGGTGTCGTTGCTGGGCGGGGCGTTGATCAGCGGCGGGGTCGGGCCGTGGATGCCGTTCCAGATGTTCGCCTGCGCGTGGGTCGGGTGTTTGGCGGGGCTGTTGCCACGGGTCGGCGGGCGGTTGGAGTTGCTGCTGCTGGCGGCGTACTCGCTGGTGTCGGGGGTGTTGTACGGCGTGATCATGAACCTGTGGTTCTGGCCGTACGCCACGTTCGGCAGCGCCTTCTCGTTCATCCCCGGCGACGAGCTGGCGGCGAACCTGCACCGGTACTTCCTGTTCGTGGTGGCGACGTCACTCGGCTGGGACATCCCGCGCGGGATCCTGTCCGCCGTACTCGTCCTGGTGCTGGGGCGGCCGATCCTGAACGCATTCCGCCGTACGGCGCGGAAGGCTGCCTTCGAGGCGCCGGTGGTTTTCGAGCGGAGGACCGATGACTGA
- a CDS encoding ABC transporter ATP-binding protein, which yields MIEFNSVTVTYDGASEPALRDVSFIVPEGELALVIGRTGSGKSTLLRAINGLVPHFTGGTLSGRVLVDGRDTRKYRPRDLADVVGMVGQDPMAGFVTDTVEDELAYSMESLGVAPDVMRRRVEETLDLLGLADVRDRALTSLSGGQRQRTAIGAALTSHPSVLVLDEPTSALDPQAAEEVLAALQRLVHDLGVTVVLAEHRLERVIQYADRVIEVPGGAGAVSTGLPAERMVTAPVAPPVVELGRLAGWSPLPLSVRDARRAAVALRGQLGSAAPVRSVAALGEELARCRDVVAGYGSVTALRGVSLSIKAGEVVALMGRNGAGKSTLLNTLVGILPPRSGTAVAAGLDPQRTKPAQLVKVVGLVPQEPADLLYAATVAEECAAADSDFKVPAGSCRALLQRLAPDVAVDLHPRDLSEGQRLCLALAVVLCGAPPLLLLDEPTRGLDYGAKRRLVAILRELAAAGHAVVLSTHDVEMVAEVATRVMVLAEGELVSDGETAEVIAGSPAFAPQVAKILAPLPFLTVGEVADALDRAS from the coding sequence ATGATCGAGTTCAACAGCGTGACGGTGACGTACGACGGCGCGAGTGAGCCGGCGCTGCGGGACGTGAGCTTCATCGTGCCGGAGGGCGAGCTCGCGCTGGTGATCGGGCGTACCGGGTCCGGCAAGTCCACGTTGCTGCGGGCAATCAACGGACTGGTGCCGCACTTCACCGGCGGCACGCTGTCCGGTCGGGTGCTCGTCGACGGACGGGACACCCGGAAGTACCGGCCACGGGACCTCGCGGATGTGGTCGGCATGGTCGGCCAGGACCCGATGGCGGGGTTCGTCACCGACACGGTCGAGGACGAGCTGGCGTACAGCATGGAGTCGCTGGGCGTGGCACCGGACGTGATGCGGCGGCGCGTCGAGGAGACGCTCGACCTGCTCGGGCTGGCCGACGTACGAGACCGGGCGCTGACGTCGTTGTCGGGCGGCCAGCGGCAGCGGACCGCTATCGGAGCGGCGCTGACGTCACATCCCTCCGTACTGGTGCTGGATGAGCCGACGTCCGCACTGGACCCGCAGGCGGCCGAGGAGGTGCTGGCTGCGCTCCAGCGGCTGGTGCACGACCTGGGCGTCACCGTGGTGCTGGCTGAGCATCGGCTGGAGCGGGTGATCCAGTACGCCGACCGCGTGATCGAAGTGCCCGGTGGGGCTGGTGCTGTGTCGACAGGGCTGCCTGCCGAGCGCATGGTCACGGCGCCGGTTGCACCGCCGGTGGTGGAGCTGGGGCGGCTCGCCGGTTGGTCGCCACTCCCCCTGTCCGTGCGGGACGCTCGCCGGGCCGCGGTCGCACTTCGTGGCCAGCTGGGCAGCGCGGCGCCGGTGCGGTCGGTTGCTGCGCTGGGCGAGGAGTTGGCTCGATGCCGTGACGTGGTTGCCGGCTATGGCAGCGTGACTGCACTGCGTGGCGTGTCGCTGAGTATCAAGGCCGGTGAGGTCGTCGCGCTGATGGGGCGTAACGGCGCCGGCAAGTCCACCTTGCTGAACACCCTCGTCGGCATCCTGCCTCCTCGCTCCGGCACGGCAGTCGCGGCCGGACTGGACCCGCAGCGAACGAAACCGGCGCAATTGGTGAAGGTAGTCGGACTGGTTCCACAAGAGCCTGCAGACCTCCTGTACGCCGCCACGGTCGCCGAGGAGTGTGCCGCTGCGGACTCCGACTTCAAGGTGCCCGCAGGGAGTTGCCGCGCACTCCTCCAGCGGCTGGCGCCGGACGTGGCCGTCGACCTGCATCCGCGCGACCTGTCCGAGGGACAGCGGCTCTGCCTGGCGCTGGCCGTCGTACTGTGTGGCGCTCCCCCGCTGCTGTTGCTGGACGAGCCGACGCGCGGACTGGACTACGGCGCCAAGCGGCGGCTGGTCGCGATCCTGCGCGAGCTGGCCGCTGCCGGGCATGCGGTCGTGTTGTCCACGCACGACGTGGAGATGGTCGCTGAGGTCGCGACTCGGGTGATGGTGCTCGCCGAGGGAGAGTTGGTGAGCGACGGCGAGACCGCCGAGGTGATCGCCGGTTCGCCGGCGTTCGCGCCACAGGTGGCGAAGATCCTTGCCCCGTTGCCGTTCCTGACCGTCGGAGAGGTCGCCGACGCCTTGGACCGAGCATCATGA
- a CDS encoding energy-coupling factor transporter transmembrane protein EcfT, translating into MRAVNHLTLPRALHPGAWWLWALCMAVAASRTRNPVLLILILTVTGFVVAARRSDAPWAHSFTAFLKLGLLVIGIRVVLQALLSTRSQGNTVLFTLPQIPLPDWAAGVKLGGEVTAEALVTALYDGGQLAVMLCCIGAANALASPRRLLKSLPGALYEMGVACVVALTFAPQLVIDGRRVRAARRLRGRTRASFRTTAMPVLEGALDRSVELAAAMDSRGYGRTAHAPRAQRRLTALCVLLGLLGILLGVYALLTDSMAFPLAGGALAVGVLLAVGAMAVGRRRVARTRYRPDPWALPEWLVVAAGAVAAGAMVTAAVRGVHGLLLDGPLVVPPVPLLPVVGVLIGLVPALAAPPLKKAVA; encoded by the coding sequence ATGCGCGCCGTCAATCACCTCACGCTCCCCCGGGCACTCCACCCGGGGGCCTGGTGGTTGTGGGCGCTCTGCATGGCTGTCGCGGCCAGCCGGACCCGCAACCCGGTCCTGCTGATCCTGATCCTCACGGTGACCGGATTCGTGGTCGCAGCACGCCGGAGCGATGCGCCGTGGGCGCACAGCTTCACCGCGTTCCTCAAGCTCGGTCTGCTGGTCATCGGCATCCGCGTGGTCCTGCAGGCGCTGCTGTCGACCCGCTCGCAGGGGAACACCGTGCTGTTCACTCTGCCGCAGATCCCCCTGCCTGACTGGGCAGCGGGCGTCAAGCTCGGCGGAGAGGTGACGGCCGAGGCACTGGTGACCGCCCTGTACGACGGCGGGCAACTGGCCGTCATGCTCTGTTGTATAGGTGCCGCCAACGCACTGGCCAGCCCACGGCGCCTGCTGAAGTCGTTGCCTGGGGCCCTCTACGAGATGGGCGTGGCCTGCGTGGTCGCCCTGACCTTCGCACCCCAGCTGGTCATCGACGGCCGCCGCGTCCGCGCCGCCCGGCGTTTACGCGGCCGCACCCGCGCCTCGTTCCGTACGACGGCCATGCCCGTCCTCGAAGGCGCCCTGGACCGGTCCGTGGAGCTCGCTGCCGCGATGGACTCCCGCGGCTACGGCCGTACGGCGCATGCGCCTCGGGCTCAGCGTCGACTGACGGCGCTCTGTGTACTGCTGGGGCTGCTCGGCATCCTGCTCGGCGTCTACGCGTTGCTGACCGACTCCATGGCGTTCCCGCTCGCCGGGGGCGCGCTGGCGGTCGGCGTACTGCTCGCGGTCGGTGCGATGGCTGTCGGACGCCGGCGCGTGGCGCGGACGCGGTACCGGCCCGATCCGTGGGCGCTGCCGGAGTGGCTCGTCGTAGCGGCCGGTGCGGTGGCTGCGGGTGCGATGGTGACCGCCGCAGTACGCGGTGTGCACGGTCTGCTGCTGGACGGGCCGTTGGTGGTCCCACCGGTCCCGCTGTTGCCGGTGGTCGGCGTACTGATCGGGCTGGTGCCTGCGCTGGCCGCACCGCCGTTGAAGAAGGCGGTCGCATGA
- a CDS encoding SCO2322 family protein — MTAHRTVRLVLSLLAGLLLAGTVATTAQAEDGYRFWGYYQWTNGAWAFSQKGADAFVPADGGVEGWRFAVGGAKPRVPRAAGDFDAICGKTPAETGKKRVALVVDPGTPEDAVTGDTPAQPTGTCVVTDPKSNGAQVLAAVAPVRIEKGLTCGIAGYPSKGCGDQVKSIQVPATDAPVTLQVGPAVGSTAVQSPAPASSSDDGGGPRTGLIIAAAAVVLLAVGAMFLRSRRSADKQ; from the coding sequence ATGACTGCACATCGGACCGTACGACTGGTCCTCAGCCTGCTGGCGGGTCTCCTGCTCGCGGGGACCGTCGCTACCACCGCCCAAGCCGAGGACGGCTACCGCTTCTGGGGCTACTACCAGTGGACCAACGGCGCCTGGGCCTTCTCGCAGAAGGGCGCCGACGCCTTCGTCCCGGCCGACGGCGGCGTCGAGGGCTGGCGGTTCGCCGTCGGCGGCGCGAAGCCGCGGGTGCCGCGGGCTGCCGGCGATTTCGACGCGATCTGTGGCAAGACCCCGGCCGAGACCGGCAAGAAGCGGGTGGCTCTGGTCGTCGACCCGGGTACGCCGGAGGACGCGGTCACCGGTGACACGCCGGCCCAGCCCACCGGCACCTGTGTGGTGACCGACCCGAAGTCGAACGGCGCGCAGGTCCTGGCCGCGGTCGCACCGGTCCGGATCGAGAAGGGCCTGACCTGTGGGATCGCCGGCTACCCGTCGAAGGGCTGCGGCGACCAGGTGAAGAGCATCCAGGTCCCGGCCACGGACGCGCCCGTCACACTCCAGGTCGGCCCGGCCGTGGGCTCGACCGCGGTGCAGTCCCCTGCTCCTGCCTCGAGCTCCGACGACGGTGGTGGTCCGCGGACCGGCCTCATCATCGCCGCCGCGGCCGTCGTCCTGCTCGCCGTCGGCGCCATGTTCCTCAGGTCCCGGCGTTCCGCAGACAAGCAGTAG
- a CDS encoding aldo/keto reductase family protein, protein MDFRFLGNSGLKVSEISYGNWLTHGSQVENEQAKACVRAALDAGITTFDTADTYANTAAESVLGEALAGQRRESLEIFTKVYWPTGPKGPNDTGLSRKHIHESINGSLQRLGTDYVDLYQAHRYDTETPLEETMEAFADVVRQGKALYIGVSEWTAEQLQEGHRLARELRIPFVSNQPQYSMLWRVIEAEVVPASEELGIGQVVFSPIAQGVLTGKYLPGQQPPEGSRATDEKGGATFIKRFLTDDVLTRVQELKPIADEVDLSLSQLAVAWVLQNPNVSSAIVGASRPEQVTENVKASGVKLDDGLLKRIDEVLGGIVERDPAKTAQNSPQARVA, encoded by the coding sequence ATGGACTTTCGCTTTCTCGGCAACAGCGGTTTGAAGGTCAGCGAGATCTCGTACGGGAACTGGCTCACGCACGGGTCGCAGGTGGAGAACGAGCAGGCGAAGGCCTGCGTGCGGGCGGCGCTGGACGCCGGCATCACGACGTTCGACACCGCCGACACCTACGCCAACACGGCGGCCGAGTCGGTGCTCGGCGAGGCGCTGGCCGGTCAGCGACGGGAGTCGCTGGAGATCTTCACCAAGGTCTACTGGCCGACCGGCCCGAAGGGACCGAACGACACCGGCCTGTCCCGCAAGCACATCCACGAGTCGATCAACGGCTCGCTGCAGCGGCTCGGCACCGATTACGTCGACCTCTACCAGGCACACCGGTACGACACCGAGACGCCGCTGGAGGAGACGATGGAGGCGTTCGCCGACGTCGTCCGGCAGGGCAAGGCGCTGTACATCGGCGTGTCGGAGTGGACCGCGGAGCAGCTGCAGGAGGGCCACCGGCTGGCCCGCGAGCTGCGCATCCCGTTCGTCTCGAACCAGCCGCAGTACAGCATGCTCTGGCGGGTGATCGAGGCCGAGGTCGTGCCTGCCTCGGAGGAGCTCGGCATCGGCCAGGTGGTGTTCTCGCCGATCGCCCAGGGTGTTCTCACCGGCAAGTACCTGCCCGGTCAGCAGCCGCCGGAGGGTTCCCGGGCCACCGACGAGAAGGGCGGCGCGACCTTCATCAAGCGCTTCCTGACCGACGACGTGCTGACCCGGGTCCAGGAGCTGAAGCCGATCGCCGACGAGGTCGACCTGTCGCTGTCGCAGCTCGCGGTCGCCTGGGTGCTGCAGAACCCGAACGTCTCCTCCGCGATCGTCGGCGCCTCCCGGCCCGAGCAGGTCACCGAGAACGTGAAGGCCTCCGGTGTGAAGCTGGACGACGGCCTGCTGAAGCGGATCGACGAGGTCCTCGGCGGCATCGTCGAGCGCGACCCGGCCAAGACCGCGCAGAACTCCCCGCAGGCCCGGGTGGCGTGA
- a CDS encoding DUF3043 domain-containing protein: MFRRTKSESATTVPAEPQAKPGGKGRPTPSRREAEAARKAAFKKPRNRKEASAIRREKVRTERSKMQAAMQTGDDRYLPAADKGPVRRFARDYVDARYSVMEFALPILLVVSLVGVVFSPQFPWLAGMVNLLFLAMILLIAADWFLLTAGLRKQVGLKYPKESTKGLGFYAVRRTMQMRRWRLPKPMVKRGEKPS, from the coding sequence GTGTTCCGTCGTACCAAGTCTGAATCAGCTACCACCGTACCTGCCGAGCCCCAGGCCAAGCCGGGAGGCAAGGGTCGCCCGACCCCGAGCCGCCGCGAGGCCGAGGCGGCGCGCAAGGCCGCGTTCAAGAAGCCGCGCAACCGCAAGGAGGCCTCGGCGATCCGCCGGGAGAAGGTCCGGACCGAGCGGTCCAAGATGCAGGCGGCGATGCAGACCGGCGACGACCGGTACCTGCCGGCCGCCGACAAGGGCCCGGTACGGCGGTTCGCCCGCGACTACGTCGACGCCCGGTACTCGGTGATGGAGTTCGCGCTGCCGATCCTGCTGGTGGTGTCGCTGGTCGGCGTGGTGTTCTCGCCGCAGTTCCCCTGGCTGGCCGGGATGGTCAACCTGCTGTTCCTGGCGATGATCCTGCTGATCGCGGCGGACTGGTTCCTGCTGACGGCGGGCCTGCGCAAGCAGGTCGGGCTGAAGTACCCGAAGGAGTCGACCAAGGGGCTCGGGTTCTACGCGGTCCGGCGGACCATGCAGATGCGCCGCTGGCGGCTGCCGAAGCCGATGGTGAAACGCGGCGAGAAGCCTTCCTGA
- a CDS encoding PspA/IM30 family protein, translated as MSIFKRMSTIFKAKANSALDKAEDPRETLDYSYQKQLELLQKVRRGVADVATSRKRVELQASQLQSQSAKLQEQAQKALSMGREDLAREALTRKSGLQGQIDDLTTQHAQLQGEEEKLTLASQRLQAKVESFRTRKETIKATYTAAEAQTRINEAFSGISEEMSDVGLAVQRAEDKTQQMQARAGAIDELLASGALDDASGTVKDNITLELDRMSSGSDVENELAAMKAQLAGGSAPKEISGEAPGSAQTAQQPVQQPATQPVTEPVRPQDGDVR; from the coding sequence ATGAGCATCTTCAAGCGGATGTCGACGATCTTCAAGGCCAAGGCGAACTCCGCCCTGGACAAGGCCGAGGATCCTCGCGAAACCCTTGACTACTCGTATCAGAAGCAGCTCGAGCTGCTCCAGAAGGTACGCCGTGGCGTGGCCGACGTGGCCACCAGTCGCAAGCGGGTGGAGTTGCAGGCCTCCCAGCTGCAGTCCCAGTCGGCGAAGCTGCAGGAGCAGGCCCAGAAGGCGCTCTCGATGGGCCGTGAGGACCTGGCCCGGGAGGCTCTGACCCGCAAGTCCGGGCTGCAGGGCCAGATCGACGACCTGACCACCCAGCACGCCCAGCTGCAGGGTGAGGAGGAGAAGCTGACGCTCGCCTCCCAGCGGCTGCAGGCCAAGGTCGAGTCGTTCCGGACCCGCAAGGAGACCATCAAGGCCACCTACACCGCGGCCGAGGCGCAGACCCGGATCAACGAGGCCTTCTCCGGCATCTCCGAGGAGATGAGCGACGTCGGTCTCGCGGTCCAGCGGGCCGAGGACAAGACCCAGCAGATGCAGGCCCGGGCCGGCGCAATCGACGAGCTGCTCGCCTCCGGCGCGCTCGACGACGCCAGCGGCACGGTCAAGGACAACATCACCCTGGAGCTGGACCGGATGTCGTCCGGCTCCGACGTGGAGAACGAGCTGGCCGCGATGAAGGCCCAGCTCGCCGGCGGCAGCGCGCCGAAGGAGATCTCCGGTGAGGCACCCGGGTCCGCCCAGACCGCCCAGCAGCCAGTGCAGCAGCCG